The Arachis ipaensis cultivar K30076 chromosome B07, Araip1.1, whole genome shotgun sequence genome includes a window with the following:
- the LOC107606335 gene encoding protein EARLY FLOWERING 3, which yields MKRGKDDEKVMGPMFPRLHVNDTEKGGPKAPPRNKMALYEQFSIPSQRFNSGVLPLNPNTSTTNTPPPPASSTQGTGPERNYAFPYQFPPQTPTRRAEKYSVSRQSEVANGNGSLLQLEQRKKVDEDDFRVPVYVHSRIGLSNNKRRESLDGEKLVPSSSRYFGSSVAGQNDCVRNPKQLGSSLVNTRKDRRSETEGLPQVSTNKEQSVVFVRKISLTGENIDILARQSKVNPSQEFQDSPLSKHSRLRQDGACTQREGRAGSQSNGIGHVDGVAESTRETDKGNVPTTNQTSPAEAINDTECRDTRTGGATQKRNLNKSDNISKISVVENLSTSDLSPDDVVGIIGQKHFWKARRAIANQQRVFAVQVFELHRLIKVQKLIAGSPDILIEDAAFLGKSPPKGSTPKKLAIEYVVKPRQPNLKRKDESEKLHHKMECSAENAVGKTSLSSVKNGSHPSNYTPFAGNPYQTNSAADSGMGPWGFHQSPGHQWLIPVMSPSEGLVYKPYPGPGFTGTMCGGCGPFAPAPMGGTFMNPAYGVPTSNQVPGVPPETPPGSHAFFPPYGLPVMTKAMSESAVEQANQFSARGSQGQNDHSQGGDANPSTNNQNSNNLPDPRNGTISNVMRYQVCSREVELQGSSATSPSETAQGRTDAGRDVLPLFPMGPVTPEGAPQSLETGQQTRVIKVVPHNRRTATESAARIFRSIQEERKQYESM from the exons ATGAAGAGAGGGAAGGATGATGAGAAGGTTATGGGGCCAATGTTCCCGAGATTGCATGTGAATGATACAGAGAAGGGAGGGCCAAAAGCACCACCAAGGAATAAGATGGCTCTTTATGAACAATTCAGTATTCCCTCTCAAAGGTTCAACTCTGGTGTTCTTCCACTCAATCCAAATACTTCTACTACTAACACACCTCCACCTCCAGCATCCTCAACCCAG GGGACTGGTCCTGAGAGAAACTATGCGTTCCCTTATCAATTCCCCCCACAAACTCCTACTCGCCGAGCTGAAAAATATAGTGTTTCTCGCCAATCTGAGGTGGCAAATGGGAATGGTTCATTGCTACAACTCGAACAGAGAAAGAAGGTGGATGAAGATGACTTTAGAGTTCCTGTATATGTTCATTCAAGAATTGGTCTATCTAACAATAAAAGGCGTGAAAGCTTGGATGGGGAAAAGCTCGTTCCATCGAGCTCTAGGTATTTTGGTTCCTCAGTAGCAGGGCAAAATGATTGTGTAAGGAATCCAAAACAACTTGGCTCCTCACTCGTCAATACGAGAAAAGATCGGAGAAGTGAGACCGAAGGTCTTCCACAAGTGAGCACGAATAAGGAGCAATCGGTAGTATTTGTCAGAAAGATATCATTGACAGGAGAGAATATTGACATTTTGGCCAGGCAATCCAAGGTGAATCCAAGTCAAGAGTTTCAAGATAGTCCTCTGTCAAAACATAGCAGATTACGACAGGATGGTGCTTGCACACAGCGCGAAGGCAGAGCTGGGTCACAATCCAATGGCATTGGACACGTTGATGGCGTTGCTGAGTCTACGAGGGAGACAGACAAAGGAAATGTCCCTACAACAAACCAAACCAGTCCAGCAGAGGCTATCAATGACACTGAATGTCGTGATACCAGGACTGGTGGTGCGACACAGAAGAGAAACTTAAACAAAAGTGACAATATTTCCAAGATTTCTGTGGTAGAGAATTTGTCAACTTCAGATTTATCTCCTGATGATGTTGTTGGGATTATAGGTCAGAAACATTTCTGGAAAGCTAGAAGAGCAATTGCCAA CCAACAAAGGGTGTTTGCAGTCCAAGTTTTTGAGTTGCACAGATTGATAAAG GTCCAAAAGTTGATTGCAGGATCACCAGATATTTTGATTGAAGATGCTGCTTTTCTTGGAAAGTCTCCCCCAAAGGGCTCTACGCCTAAAAAACTGGCGATCGAATATGTTGTAAAACCTAGGCAACCGAATCTTAAGCGCAAGGATGAATCTGAGAAGCTACATCATAAAATGGAATGTTCAGCTGAGAATGCGGTTGGGAAAACATCTCTTTCATCTGTGAAAAATGGTAGTCACCCTTCAAATTACACCCCTTTTGCTGGGAACCCATACCAGACAAATTCGGCTGCTGATAGCGGAATGGGTCCGTGGGGTTTCCATCAGTCTCCCGGGCACCAGTGGTTAATTCCAGTTATGTCTCCGTCTGAAGGGCTGGTCTATAAGCCTTATCCCGGGCCTGGATTTACCGGAACTATGTGCGGAGGATGTGGGCCGTTTGCGCCTGCTCCTATGGGTGGTACCTTCATGAATCCTGCATATGGAGTACCAACTTCTAATCAAGTACCTGGGGTTCCACCAGAGACACCCCCAGGCAGTCATGCTTTCTTCCCTCCATACGGCTTGCCAGTTATGACTAAAGCCATGTCGGAGTCAGCTGTTGAACAGGCGAACCAGTTCTCTGCTCGAGGCTCTCAAGGGCAAAATGACCATTCACAGGGTGGGGACGCCAATCCAAGCACAAATAATCAAAACTCAAATAATCTGCCAGATCCGAGAAATGGAACAATATCAAATGTGATGAGATACCAGGTATGCTCTAGGGAGGTTGAATTGCAAGGGAGTTCTGCAACTAGTCCTAGTGAAACGGCGCAAGGGCGAACCGATGCAGGAAGAGATGTGCTTCCTCTTTTCCCAATGGGTCCAGTAACACCAGAGGGTGCCCCTCAGTCTCTTGAAACCGGGCAGCAAACAAGAGTGATCAAAGTTGTACCTCACAATAGAAGAACAGCAACTGAATCAGCAGCTAGAATTTTCCGGTCGATtcaagaagaaagaaaacagtATGAATCAATGTGA
- the LOC110265162 gene encoding uncharacterized protein LOC110265162: MSNSRDRGSERDASNDEGRSISVSSVGSTRARKKKRFVVLRCNCGIHAILFLSSTQSNPNRLFFGCPNFKTAESHCKYFLWLDEYVSQFEEEQINDDSLYGRNPKQNHLLDTTISLEEKVTKLEDRVSGLEL; this comes from the exons ATGAGCAATAGCAGAGATCGTGGGAGTGAAAGAGATGCATCAAACGATGAGGGTAGGAGTATTTCTGTGAGCTCCGTTGGTAGTACTAGAgcgaggaagaagaaaagattcGTTGTCCTGAGATGCAATTGTGGGATTCATGCAATTCTATTCCTTTCGTCAACACAGTCGAATCCTAATAGGCTATTCTTTGGATGCCCAAATTTCAAG ACTGCAGAATCTCATTGCAAATATTTTCTATGGCTGGATGAATATGTTTCACAATTTGAAGAGGAGCAAATAAATGATGACAGTCTTTATGGTCGGAATCCAAAGCAAAATCATTTGTTGGATACAACAATTTCTTTGGAGGAAAAAGTGACAAAGCTAGAGGACAGAGTTTCTGGGTTAGAGTTGTAG
- the LOC107606334 gene encoding uncharacterized protein LOC107606334, producing MQSRVMVSLEEGKETGVLSRTNRFKVLPLRSPRLLVLFIVLCVVFSVIIVYTVRLFGVDSLVMNARSSGFGSCYEEATSLEDWIRPPSNLMHNMSDKELLWRASFVPRIKKYPFARVPKIAFMFLTKGPLPLAPLWAKFLKGHEGLYSIYIHSLPSYQATFPPSSPFYNRQIPSQVSEWGRMSMCDAERRLLANALLDISNEWFILLSESCIPLYGFSAIYHYIMKSKYSFIGAFDDPGPYGRGRYNENMAPVVNITEWRKGSQWFEINRKLAINIVEDTRFYPKFEQFCRPACYVDEHYFPTMLTIQAGNLLANRSITWVDWSRGGAHPATFGKTDITLDFFKRVREGHKCLYNGRNITVCFLFARKFAPSALEPLLQIEPRVLGF from the exons ATGCAATCGAGGGTCATGGTGTCCTTAGAAGAAGGAAAGGAGACAGGGGTGTTGAGCAGGACCAACCGATTCAAAGTGTTGCCTCTGCGATCACCGCGGCTACTTGTTCTGTTTATTGTTCTATGTGTCGTGTTCTCGGTCATCATTGTATACACGGTTAGGCTTTTCGGTGTGGACAGCCTAGTGATGAATGCAAGAAGCTCCGGTTTCGGGTCGTGTTATGAGGAGGCAACTAGTTTGGAGGATTGGATTAGGCCTCCCTCAAACTTGATGCACAATATGAGTGATAAGGAACTGTTGTGGAGAGCCTCCTTTGTGCCAAGAATAAAGAAGTATCCTTTTGCCAGAGTTCCCAAGATTGCATTCATGTTTCTGACCAAGGGACCGTTGCCTCTCGCACCTCTTTGGGCGAAGTTTCTGAAGGGACATGAAGGGCTTTACTCCATCTATATTCATTCCCTGCCATCATATCAAGCTACATTTCCTCCTTCATCTCCGTTTTATAACAGGCAAATCCCTAGCCAG GTCTCTGAGTGGGGAAGGATGAGCATGTGTGATGCCGAACGAAGACTTCTTGCTAATGCATTGCTTGACATCTCAAACGAGTGGTTCATTCTTCTGTCTGAATCATGCATCCCTCTCTATGGTTTTAGTGCCATCTACCATTACATAATGAAATCCAAGTACAGCTTCATTGGTGCATTTGATGATCCTGGTCCCTACGGTAGAGGTCGCTATAATGAAAACATGGCCCCAGTTGTGAATATCACTGAGTGGCGCAAAGGATCTCAGTGGTTCGAAATAAATCGAAAGCTTGCCATCAACATTGTTGAAGACACCAGATTTTATCCGAAATTCGAACAATTTTGTAGACCGGCGTGTTACGTGGATGAGCACTACTTCCCCACCATGCTAACCATTCAAGCAGGAAATCTGTTGGCAAATAGGAGCATAACATGGGTAGACTGGTCCAGGGGTGGAGCTCACCCTGCTACATTTGGAAAAACAGATATCACACTGGACTTTTTCAAGAGAGTTCGGGAAGGTCACAAATGCCTCTATAATGGCAGAAACATTACAGTTTGTTTTCTCTTTGCTAGAAAATTTGCTCCCAGTGCTTTGGAACCTCTGTTACAAATAGAACCAAGGGTCCTGGGCTTCTAG